One part of the Coffea eugenioides isolate CCC68of chromosome 10, Ceug_1.0, whole genome shotgun sequence genome encodes these proteins:
- the LOC113749720 gene encoding phospho-2-dehydro-3-deoxyheptonate aldolase 1, chloroplastic-like yields MALTSTHSSLLPNKALVHHPQPSPKAPIFITKPSSKPTIRSIQPISAVQSADKSPKTTPPSATVSSTAAPAATPAVKETSPTKWNPESWKTKKALQLPEYPDQVELESVLRTLDAFPPIVFAGEARSLEEKLGEAALGNAFLLQGGDCAESFKEFNANNIRDTFRILLQMGAVLMFGGQLPVIKVGRMAGQFAKPRSEPFEEKNGVKLPSYRGDNVNGDTFDAKSRAPDPQRMIRAYCQAAATLNLLRAFATGGYAAMQRVTQWNLDFTEHSEQGDRYRELAHRVDEALGFMAAAGLTIDHPIMTTTEFWTSHECLLLPYEQSLTRLDSTSGLYYDCSAHFLWAGERTRQLDGAHVEFLRGVANPLGIKVSDKMDPNELVKLIEILNPQNKPGRITIITRMGAENMRVKLPHLIRAVRRAGQIVTWVSDPMHGNTIKAPCGLKTRPFDSIRAEVRAFFDVHEQEGSHPGGVHLEMTGQNVTECIGGSRTVTFDDLSSRYHTHCDPRLNASQSLELAFIIAERLRKRRLGSQKSVAF; encoded by the exons ATGGCTCTGACTAGCACCCATAGTTCCCTTctgccaaacaaggccttagtCCACCATCCTCAGCCTTCACCTAAAGCTCCCATTTTTATCACCAAACCATCATCCAAGCCCACTATCAGATCCATCCAACCCATCTCAGCCGTCCAATCAGCCGACAAGTCCCCGAAGACAACCCCACCGTCAGCCACTGTATCCTCCACCGCTGCTCCGGCTGCAACGCCAGCAGTGAAAGAAACTTCTCCGACAAAATGGAACCCGGAAAGCTGGAAAACCAAGAAAGCTCTTCAGCTCCCGGAATACCCGGATCAAGTGGAGCTAGAATCGGTTCTCAGGACTCTGGACGCTTTCCCCCCGATTGTCTTTGCCGGCGAGGCCCGGAGCCTTGAGGAAAAACTTGGTGAGGCTGCACTGGGCAATGCATTTTTGCTCCAAGGTGGAGATTGTGCTGAGAGCTTCAAAGAATTCAATGCTAACAATATTAGAGACACTTTCAGGATTCTTCTTCAAATGGGTGCTGTGTTGATGTTTGGCGGCCAACTGCCTGTTATAAAG GTAGGAAGAATGGCTGGTCAGTTTGCAAAGCCCAGGTCAGAGCCATTTGAGGAGAAGAATGGTGTAAAGTTGCCAAGTTACAGGGGGGATAATGTGAATGGAGATACTTTCGATGCAAAGTCGAGGGCTCCTGATCCTCAGAGGATGATCAGGGCTTATTGCCAAGCTGCAGCTACTCTGAATCTGTTGAGGGCGTTTGCAACTGGAGGATATGCAGCTATGCAGAGGGTTACACAGTGGAACCTGGATTTCACAGAGCACAGCGAACAAGGTGATAG ATACCGTGAACTAGCTCACCGTGTAGACGAGGCTCTTGGATTTATGGCTGCTGCTGGACTTACAATTGACCATCCAATCATGACGACCACTGAGTTTTGGACATCGCATGAGTGCTTGCTCCTACCATATGAACAGTCTCTTACTAGATTGGATTCCACATCTGGCTTGTACTATGACTGTTCAGCCCATTTCCTTTGGGCTGGTGAGCGAACCCGGCAGTTGGATGGTGCTCATGTTGAGTTCCTGAGAGGAGTTGCTAATCCACTTGGGATTAAG GTAAGTGACAAGATGGATCCAAATGAGCTAGTCAAGCTCATTGAGATTTTGAATCCTCAGAACAAGCCAGGAAGGATCACCATCATCACCAGAATGGGGGCAGAGAACATGAGAGTGAAGCTTCCTCATCTGATTAGAGCTGTCCGAAGGGCAGGGCAAATTGTAACTTGGGTTAGTGATCCTATGCATGGAAACACCATCAAAGCTCCTTGTGGTCTAAAGACTCGGCCTTTTGATTCTATCAGG GCGGAAGTAAGAGCATTCTTTGATGTGCATGAGCAAGAAGGCAGCCACCCTGGAGGAGTCCATCTGGAGATGACTGGCCAAAATGTGACAGAATGCATTGGTGGATCGCGTACTGTGACCTTTGATGATCTAAGCTCGCGCTACCACACACACTGTGATCCTAGGCTCAATGCTTCTCAATCACTTGAACTTGCATTTATCATCGCTGAGCGACTGAGAAAGAGGCGGCTTGGATCCCAAAAGTCGGTAGCATTTTAG